The following is a genomic window from Carassius gibelio isolate Cgi1373 ecotype wild population from Czech Republic chromosome B7, carGib1.2-hapl.c, whole genome shotgun sequence.
ATCTTAATTATGGCTTGCCTAAGCATTAGAAATAACacatattgtataataaataggTCATAATGAATATTCTTCACCTCACACACAGTTTAAGTACAACTTTTATTAATACTGGAATCATCACAGTGTGTTTTGTTACATTAGCTGTGACTAAACTTAACAAAAATTAGAAGGATAAATATTACCAAAAAGGAAACGATGTTATCAGCAACAGTGGCACGTTAGCCTTAGGAAAACAGCACAATAAATTAAAGCAGAAGAGTAAAGAGAGAAAAGCAGAAAGAAGGAAAACAGAGACAACAGCACCTGTAGCGTTACTCAACTTCAGTCAGAGGAAAGAGGAGGGCATGGGGTgggacaacaaaaaaaaatgcacaccTCATATCTTTTACACGAGAATGAAATTAAGAGACATAATCAGTACACAGGTTAAGTTTTGAGCTGTAGACCCTGATGTTTGGGCTCTGTTGTGCTGCATGTGCATGATGCTCCTTGTATGCGAGCAGCTAAGATAAGAAAAGGCTCGCAACTCAGACTAACACGGCTCAGTTTCCATGACACCCGGTTGCCAAGCCCTCCCTACACGAGCTCGCCGTGGAGACGACAGCGAGGGAAAACCGTGGCGTTGGGGCTGAACCGAGCATGGGAGACGGGTGTTTTTGAATCGGCGCATCTTCGAAGAACAGCGCGTGATTGGCTGAAGAAGAGGGAGGCTGCAAATGAGCGTTTCATCTCTCTGTCACACGCACCACAAGATCGTTCATTGTCTGTAGCCATTTTAAAGAtgtgaaacacaatgacaagggAAATGGAATGACAGAGGAAAGACTAGAGTGCAGCTGGCGTGAGTGAATATCAAAAAGGCATAAAGTTGCATAAGGCTAACATTATACTCAGTGATTGTGCGCTAACACTATAGGATTTGGTCAGTTATAACTTAAAAGCAAATACAAAGGATAGCCAATTCACTTGGTTTCTTTTTTGGCATTCGTTTGGTTCACCAACAAATGAAAGGGCGAAACTGAAGAcactggtttgtttgttttgtaaatattaaCCAAAAATGCACAATGTGCTAATTACTAATGTTTCTCCAGGCAAATCCCCTCAAATGACAGAGATTATCTATAAGACACGCATTTAAAGGTTTGAATTATTTCTTTTTAGGGGAGCGTGGGAGATGGTCAAAATAGCTTAAGAtagaatattactaatcaaaatattGCCCTCCAAAATCACATTTACACATCATCAAAGCACATATATTTCTAAACCACCTCTTCCCTGATAATTCGTAATATAACTAGGGGTGCTCCAGGGACAAACCAACCCGATCTCATGAGAAATCGTATTTTCGTAACTCTCGTATTTTCGTAACTCTCCATCTTCTTTCCTGTTGTATCCTCCTGCTTTTACTTGTCTGTGTATGTAATGCTGTGAAATCGTATTTTACGAGGCGGtgattttgtatgaatttgtacagtgTGACTTTTACAAAAACATAACACAAAGGCTGAAGAGATAATAGGCTACGAAAACGTGCAAATGTCGAGTGCGCACTCACTGTATGAATTCACCAGAGCGTAAAATGGTTACGAATTGGCATGAGAGTTCGTTGGACAAATTTTGACTCCAGAGCTTCGCAGACTTCAAGTGTAAGATAACTAGCcaatgaaattacattttcacaGCTGAACTGTGATGGCTGCCTTATAGTGAGCATATCATGCCGTTCAGCGGGAGACAAATGAGCATGACGTGAGTAATGTTAAACACTGCaaaacaaagagaaagtgtgtaTATAACCACCTGAGAACCAAAAGAGTCTATCCgctgtgtgtgagtatgtgagtATTGAGCTCATACGTGACAGTGGTAGTTTTTCCATCCCCTATTTTACTCCAGAGGGGCTTTTAACTGTCATCTTGCTTCATGACCTTAGGAGCAGAAAACCCTCAGAGACTGACGTTACAATAAAGAGACAACAGTAAGCCAACTACCTGCAATCAggcttttgtgtcttttttttccctCCCCTTTTGCTTCTTCTCCGCTTCGCTTCCTATCCGTTTCTTTCATCAATTATTCTCCACTGGCCTTGTCTTTCTCACTCTTGCTCATTccgttcttctttttctttcactTCTCATCAACTCTCCATCTTCTTTCCTGTTGTATCCTCCTGCTTTTACTTGTCTGTGTATGTAATGCTGTGAATGGAACTTCCTTGTCATGTTGCTACATAAAGCAGGCCATGAAGCTTCACATGAAATGCGTGGATATGTAACAGACAGAAATGatattttttcccctctctttgtTCAGCAAACTTTACTATATTACTGCTCAATTCACTTGTCGACTGATTCCTCACCCACCCCTTGACCCCCTACTGTAAGATAAAGTTCTGACCTGCTGATCGGCCGGCAGTGTGGGCTTTGAATTGCCATAGCCTTGTTCTTTCATTCCAGCCTGTTCTCAATATGGCCTCGGCGTTCCAGAACGGCACTATTTTCAGTTTGAGATCAGCACAGTCGTACATACGGTCACAAAGCAGACATACTTTTTCCTTTTGAACGCGCTACAGGCATTCCTAAAACAGAGTGCTCTatgcaacataaataataaacaaccCAAAAGTCAGATTAAGGAGCGAGCGTCTGGCACAACAGCAGTATGTATGACCGCAGGGGTTATAGGGAGTCTTGGGAGAACAGAAAGTCACTCACAAACAGACACTACATGACTAAAACTATGTTTTGACCTCCTACGCATCACTTCCACATCCAGTATCATCACAGAGCATTGTTTTTCTTCACGTCAGGTGACCTTTCGTCTCATAGTGATTTACTCCTATATCATCAGAAACAGGCAGTGGAATGCTTTTATCATAAACAACTGGATGAGTTTTCTTCTCAGAGTTCATTCTCTCCACCTCCTTTGTTCATCCCTTCTTCCCTCTGCAGATGCAAAGTTCATTCTGATGTCCCAAAAAATGGCAGCCAGGTGTGTGCCTTCATCTTAGCTCGTTCTCTCCACCCCTCTTAAATATCTAGCAAGGGACTGTGGTTTGAGGCTTGACAAGTAAAAGAACATTTCCTGCAAAATTGAGTTGAATGTATTTTAGAGGCTCACATTGGAAACTAAATATAATGTGTCAACCGATTCCTTTTCAAGATCATTGGCCACAATCTGCAGTCAGATTCAGCTGGTTTACAGTTAATGCAATAGGCATCACAAAGTGTGCATGGACAATgaacaacacttaaaaaaaacaaaacaaaacactttagtTATCTAGTgctaatttataaattatatactaTTAAAAGTTTTGGGGGCGATGAAATTTGAGggctgaaattatattttgctgcttttgtggaaaccgtgattcATTTAATTTGACGACTAGAAAGAtcaaacaaaaagtatttatttgaaacagatatattttgttgcattatgaatgtctttactgtaacttttgatcaaagcaaacttgttgaataaatgtattcaaatttaaTTGACGCTGAacctttgaatggcagtgtactaTTGTTTGTCTTCATAATAAATTAGCAgattctgaaatataaaaaaaattgcacaagaataagtagaaattaattttaatttagataaATTATGTTCGTTAGTTTGTGATACCTAATACATTCACTAATACTGTAAGCAATTTGATCCTACTGCAAATTGTTGCCAAATCATTCTTCTTAGGTCCATCTCTGCTTCACAtcccatctctctcttttttcctaTATCATAACATTGCTACACGCATTCGTCTCCCTATGTACCAGGGCACGTGACCGCGGCGTCTCACAGCATTCACCACACACAGTGTGGCCACAGTGACAACTAGTGGTCAAAACTAGGCCTTAAAAGTGCTCTGCAtcctttctattttctttttaaataagccATAATTAGACTCAACAAGAAGTCTTCGAAAGCATCTGCTTCCCCAAAGACACCTGAACATCAAAAATGCACAACTTTATTCAAAGCTGATCTTCGAAACCTTCCCccatcaaaggaaaaaaaaaaggaaaaagcgtTATTGCTCCACATTATCATGGCGGTTTTTCACCCTAAATCTACACAAATCCACATACCTGACATGAACGTTTCCTACGCTTCGGAGCTAGGAGGTGATTAACTGCtcgtaaataaaacaaacaagacaacagaAGCGTACAAACAAAAGATAAATCCTGTCCCTCTACACAACCACGAGCTGACCTGCAGCAGAGCCCTGCTCACCTCCAGACTGCAGACCAACACACAACAGCGATACCACAAGACTTTCAGGATCTGATGGCAGTTTTACTGGAGGTGAGGGCGGGGTTAGAGAGAGCCTTGTGGAGGGGCAAGGATTTGCGACAAGCCCCTGCTTGCCCCGTGAGCTTCTCAAGCACTGATTCCTGGTGTCCATAATTTGGGGAGGGCCGTTATTCTACAGGGACCATGCGGACATCCTGGTCCCTTTTTTCTGTCAGTAGTTAATTGTCTCACTAAAGTTCAACTATGCCGCGGTGATGGGCGTGTTAATAAGACAAACATGCGTTCGGACACGCTAAGAGTTATAGTGGCCTGAGCCTGCTGTTACATATCATTTACTTTTTTCATTactgttattcattattttctctaatgattttaaacatttaattttttttatcctctTTTTCATAGCTCATTTTCTAAagagtcattgtgaagtttttttttttttctgggttacTTCGCTCATATTCTCCCATCTCTCCAGGAGGCATCACAAAATCCGGGGCGCTGAGCGATCGTTGGAGACGGTTTTGCGCAGTCGCACCCCTCGACGAATAGACCTCAGCATGTCCTCACCCTCCTGGGGCGCTTCAGGATCGGTTTGGGACTCGGGACCTGGCGGGGGCTGGTTTGGAAGCGATGGGAAAGGGAACTGGCCCTCACCTAATGCTTGAGCGCTGGCCACCAGCTCCCCGATCTTCTCCACCAGACTGTGGCGATTGGCAGCCAGCAGGTGGTCTTCTTCACCCGGTTGGGCGTAGACGCTCATCTCTAAGCCTCCTGCGCCCCCTGAGCCCCAGGCTGTGTTGGGCAGGCTCAGCCGCTTCGGAGAGGCCTTCACATACTCCAGCGCTCCTGGGGAGGGGTCATCCGGCACATAAAAGACACATTCTTCACTGCCCACACGGGCGGGAGGGCCAGTGTACCCGCCGGGTGAGTCAGGCACAGTGGGGGTCTTGACTGGCACAATGGGTGGGCGTATAGGTATAGGGCCAGCGCTGGAGAGGGTGCGCCTCACCCCCGGCTTTGTAGACGGCGTTCGCCGAATGGTGGCTGTACCTGGAATACCGCCCCCTCCGCCGGGTGGTCCGCCCAGGGCACCCACTCCACTGGGCAGGCCTGCTGTGCTGGCGGGACGCTTAGTCTGTATCATGCGCCGGTAGTTCTGGGCGATATTACTGTGACGGGGAATTGTGGAGGATTTATCGAATTCAGCCTGACCGTCGGCCTCAGTATCTCCGTTTACTGAGTAAACATCGTAGTCAGagcctgacaaaaaaaaatcccacttGTAACTTATCAAGTCTTATAACTagttttgaattaaaataataagaagTAAACATCTGGggaaattcacccaaaaatgtaaattatgtcattaattactcaccctcgtgtcgttccaaacccctaagacctttgttcatcttttgaacacaaattaagatcttTTTGATGAAGTCTGTAAGTTTTtgatcctccatagacagcaagagaACTGCCACACTCAAGGTCCAGATACTCAGTAAGAATATCAATAAAAGgtattctcgtagctttataAAATGacaattgaaccactgatgtcacatggaccgtTTTagcaatgtccttactacctttctgggccttgaacgtggtagttctCTTGCCATCTATGCAGggccagaaagctctcagatttcataaaaaatatttttatttgttttctggtcttataggtttggaatgacatgatgataagtaattaatgacagaattttcatttccgggtgaactgtccctttaagggccATTCACACCAAGGCTGATGACATTAAAGATAACTTTAAAAACATTaggtccacaccacagctatactAATAATTGACACAGTGGAACAAAATTGataaaatcactttcagaattttttttcttttttctagctGATGAACAAAAAGTATATTGACAGACAATAAGAATCCACTTGAttttaaagagcttgagcatttagTTTGGCAGACGCTCAAGCACCAGTGCTtgcttgtaataaacaaatttgGCGTTGACACGAACATAGTAAGTGCTGtagttatagttatcattcttggtgtgaacaggctttTGCTAAGAGCACGTGAATATTTTTGACTGTGTATTACCCTGTGAGGGGATGGTATCTTCAGAGCAAGATGGGGTGGTTGTCTGAGTGCTGTATCCACTAGAGTACTGAAGAGAGTCTCGGCTGCTCTTCTGCTGCTCCATGCTGAGGCCTCGTGTCAGGACCATAGCTAGATCACTAGCAGCCGGGGAAACCTCCTCACTGTGCTGCACCATGACACAATACATGCATACGGTTACATCAAGCACAGACTCAATGTGTGCATATGTAGACCTCAACTTTGAATCTTAAACTATGGAAATTGTATGAATATTAATTCAAAGAAacactttctaaaaataaatataatttccaatccattattaaaaatattattaaaatgtatatattcatgaTATATAAACTGTTAACTGTGTGTCAAGGAGCCAGGCATTTTTATccaaaaaatgcttaaaatgcacATCAATACATCAGTTAAGATACAGTGCAAATTACACTGGGGGTTGAAAAGAGTGTGCATTTTTAGAGACTTTTTCaaaaattcattattattgtGTTTTCTGCTGTTTTGACTTCATGGTCCCCTATTGTCAAAGATAATATTTCAAGGCCCAGCaagataaaacaatttttttgtacTGTATTGACATAGCTGCTTATTttccaaagtttttattttaaaataaatagcagTTGCAGTGTATAACAATAACTGAATCATTCCAGAAGTGTTATTGAGGGCTTACACTATGTATTTCCATTACATTTCTATGACTTTTCTAGTTCTGGTTGACTTTCCTAGTTGTTTGTGATTGCAGAGATTATATGTAGAAAGAGTCATTTACCTAAACAACCTAcctaaacaaaaatattactttttttttaaaataatttattagttaTCTAATCTTGTCCAAGTATAGAAATCTGGTTTTACAAGACCACGAGAACTCTGGTTCTTACGTTCAAAAGTTGCTAGGGAAAACAAGTGAAGTTTTAGATTATTTTAgcttatttttagtatttttaagcCATCTGCAGATGCTCCAGGTGGAGAACCATTGCATTATTAAGTACCCTAGGCCACAGCAGCCCATATTTAAAGAAACCAGCCTTTAGCAAACAGGTACATTTTGTCTTCGCCACACCAAATGATGAATGTTTCATATATGGTGAAAGTTACCTTGGCAGCTGTAGTGGCCGGGTTCATCCTTGGCCTCTGGTGGTCTTCTGAATGCATCCCAGAATACCCCTGTGACTGAGGAGAGGTTTCTGCCTCCCTCAGCCTATCCAGAGGCTCCTTCCTCCTCTGAAGTGTGCTGGCCAGCGGCAGCTCACTGGAACCTACCTTGGACCAGTCCTGAGGAAGCAGATGCGATTAATTCAGGTCAGTGTATAGCAACAAATGCAACGGTCTCAGGGGTGAGAGAGAACACTGGCCCACGATCCAGCAGTTTGAGTGTCCTTTCAACAGATACGGTCTTATTTGTTTTCGAAAAAGCCCAATCTCAGTGTTTGCTTTACTGTTTGATAGGTACCTTCCGTGGTCTGCTCGGTTTAGCAAATCTCACAGCCGGAGATTTGAAACCAGGATCAAACAGCCAACAGAAAAGGTGCGTGTTAAAAAGCAAAATGAGGTAATGAATGAAGTGAAGCAGAAGGAAATCAAAACCAAAACACTGTCAGTAAGCGCTATTCAGGAGCCACATATTTAACGCACACAAAAAGAAGAGGAGATGAACAACACTGCAATGAGAATTGCCAATGGAGACAAACCTTCCAGCAAGGAACCTTGGATGTGGGAGAGGGTGTGTTGGATCCGGGGGAGCGGTTATAGGGTGGGGACGCAGGAAGTATGACAGAGAAAGGCCTGATGGAGCCAGTGTGAGAAAGAGCAGGGCGGAAGGTAGCGAAGGACGAGCCAAACTGCGGAATGGAGAGATAAGAGCGAGACCGTCAGAGTAGCAAGAGACCCCCTTCCCTTTACTCATGGGCATGGGAGCCTTTGTGTGTGTGGCTTTGCAGATACAGTGGCAGGAAAGATCAGATCTGATGACAGCACAAAGACGAAACCGGCAAGAGCAGACCCCAACCTGCCAATCAGCAGCACAAACCTCACGGGTCCCACAGACAATCCAAAATATCACTGAGAGCTTCAGCACACGTATGACTTCTGGACAGAGTACTTGATACTTACTGTGGTTGGAGAGCCACACTCACTAACTGACTGGCAGGTCTCAGATGCTTCTGAGGACGCTGAACTTGAAGACTTCTGAAGAAAGAGAAACCGTGAAAGATGAGATGTCAGCAGGGAAACATTTAGAAGGGCTTTGTTTGaattatttggatattttatgGTACTGCTTGCAATCAATGGACACTTCGTTGAcagaaaaatcacattttaaattactAACAGTTTTTAAACAAAGGACTTCAAGTCCTTCAACTTAAACGCCAAGTAAATGACCATGAGAGAGAAGGTTCAGAGAAGAGTTTGGGCTCACTAAAAGTAATTGATATTGATGGATTgatatattacagtttaaattgttaaaatatttaataatataacagttttaactgtattttaattgAATGCAGCTTGTGTGACCATACAAATCTTGAAACACAATCAAGCACAAAAtaggggaaagaaaaaaaaagacagaaagaaag
Proteins encoded in this region:
- the LOC127961641 gene encoding protein MTSS 2 isoform X2; the encoded protein is MDNINVESVEKECGALGGLFQAIVNDMKCSYPVWEDFSAKATKLHSQLRTTVLAAVAFLDAFQKVADMATNTRGATRDIGSALTRMCMRHRSIEAKLRHFTNALMESLITPLQDRIEDWKKTANQLDKDHAKEYKRSRHEIKKKSSDTMKLQKKARKGRGDLQPQLDSAMQDVNDMYLLMEETEKQAVRRALVEERGRFCTFISFLQPVVNGEIAMLGEITHLQAIIDDLTVLTSEPHKLPPASEQVIKDLKGSDYSWSYQTPPSSPSSSGSRKSSMCSLAQPLTTAAHRLSSVSSHDSGFISQDANVYSKPPSPMPSDITSQKSSSSASSEASETCQSVSECGSPTTDWSKVGSSELPLASTLQRRKEPLDRLREAETSPQSQGYSGMHSEDHQRPRMNPATTAAKHSEEVSPAASDLAMVLTRGLSMEQQKSSRDSLQYSSGYSTQTTTPSCSEDTIPSQGSDYDVYSVNGDTEADGQAEFDKSSTIPRHSNIAQNYRRMIQTKRPASTAGLPSGVGALGGPPGGGGGIPGTATIRRTPSTKPGVRRTLSSAGPIPIRPPIVPVKTPTVPDSPGGYTGPPARVGSEECVFYVPDDPSPGALEYVKASPKRLSLPNTAWGSGGAGGLEMSVYAQPGEEDHLLAANRHSLVEKIGELVASAQALGEGQFPFPSLPNQPPPGPESQTDPEAPQEGEDMLRSIRRGVRLRKTVSNDRSAPRIL
- the LOC127961641 gene encoding protein MTSS 2 isoform X1, whose product is MDNINVESVEKECGALGGLFQAIVNDMKCSYPVWEDFSAKATKLHSQLRTTVLAAVAFLDAFQKVADMATNTRGATRDIGSALTRMCMRHRSIEAKLRHFTNALMESLITPLQDRIEDWKKTANQLDKDHAKEYKRSRHEIKKKSSDTMKLQKKARKGRGDLQPQLDSAMQDVNDMYLLMEETEKQAVRRALVEERGRFCTFISFLQPVVNGEIAMLGEITHLQAIIDDLTVLTSEPHKLPPASEQVIKDLKGSDYSWSYQTPPSSPSSSGSRKSSMCSSVNSAHSSASRSSGGSQTHSPSSSCRYRSLAQPLTTAAHRLSSVSSHDSGFISQDANVYSKPPSPMPSDITSQKSSSSASSEASETCQSVSECGSPTTDWSKVGSSELPLASTLQRRKEPLDRLREAETSPQSQGYSGMHSEDHQRPRMNPATTAAKHSEEVSPAASDLAMVLTRGLSMEQQKSSRDSLQYSSGYSTQTTTPSCSEDTIPSQGSDYDVYSVNGDTEADGQAEFDKSSTIPRHSNIAQNYRRMIQTKRPASTAGLPSGVGALGGPPGGGGGIPGTATIRRTPSTKPGVRRTLSSAGPIPIRPPIVPVKTPTVPDSPGGYTGPPARVGSEECVFYVPDDPSPGALEYVKASPKRLSLPNTAWGSGGAGGLEMSVYAQPGEEDHLLAANRHSLVEKIGELVASAQALGEGQFPFPSLPNQPPPGPESQTDPEAPQEGEDMLRSIRRGVRLRKTVSNDRSAPRIL